ACGCGTCCAGGATCCGGGCCGTGCAGAAGGGGGCGACCTTCCGCGCCGCCTCGACCTCCTTGGCGAACCGCTCCCGCACGAGCGACTCGGCGTCGCGGCGCAGCGCCTTGATGGCGACCCGTGTACCGTCCCGGTCATACGCCTCGTACACCACGCCCTGCCCGCCGGAGCCGAGCCGCGCGGCGATCCAGTAGTTGCCGAGCCGATCCGGGTCCTCCGGCGTGAGTGGAGTCGTCAACTCGGATGCCTCCTTGACTGTTGATGGTCCGGACCGTGAGACCGGTGAGATCAACTCGGCCGTGCCTGTGAGACGCCTGAGGGCGTGGGTTCGGTTGCCGGGTCGGGATGGGATCGTTGGTCCAGGCCCTGGCGGCCGGGGTCGACCGGGCGGAGATCAGCGAGCGGACCGGCTACCAGGCCCGCACTGTCGAGGAGCGGTAGGCCCGGGTCGAACGCGCTCACGAGCGCGGACTGGGGGTCGAGGAGCATCCACGTCAGGCGAGCAGCGAGCAGCCAGTGGCGTCCTGCGAACAGGAGTACGGGCCCGCGCGAAGGCTTCGCGCGTTCCTCAACCCCCGGCCGCGGCCAAGGGGTCGACGCCGGACCTATCCCGGGCAACAGTATCCGTTGCGAAACACGTCACTTCCAACGAATATCGTCAGATCAGTAGCTTGAAATCGCCAACATCGATAGCGTCTGCCAGCATGACTGAGGAGACACCAGGCACCTTCCTGCCCGTCACGGAGCGCACCCGTCATCGACGCCTGCGGGAGCAGGGCAGCCGGAGCCGGGCGGATCTCGACGCCATCCTGGACACGGGGTTCCTGTGCCATCTCGGCGTGGTCGTCGACGGCGGCCCGATGGTGGTCCCAACCGTGTACGGAGCGGATGAGAGCACGGTCTATTTTCATGGCTCGGTGGCAAGCCGGAGCCTGCTTGCCGCACCGAACGAGTCGGTGTGCCTGACCGTCACGCACGTCGACGGCCTCGTCCTGGCGCGCTCGGTGTTCGAGCACGGGGTCAACTATCGCAGCGCGATGATCTACGGCATACCGCGAGCCGTGACCGACCCTGAGGAGAAGCTTTACGGCTTGCGGTGCCTCACCGAGCACGTCGCCGCGGGCCAGTGGGGCTACACACGCCTCCCCAACCGCAAGGAACTTGCGGCGACTGCACTGCTGGCACTCCCTCTCGACGAGGCCTCCGTCAAGGTGCGCACCGGCCCGCCGGACGACGGCGACGGACCCGATGCCGAACTGGGCCTGTGGGCGGGCGTTCTCCCCATGCGTACGGAATGGGGAGAGCCGGAACCGGACCCGGCGCTCTCGGAGCACGTCCCCGTACCGCCCCACATCGTCCATCTCGCCACTCAAGCCGTCCCGCTCGTCAGCCGCCGCACTTCACGCTGATCCGCTCTCCGAGAGTGGGAGGCCACACCGCGCGAGGCCAGGGATGCCTTCATGGCGCAGTCGCTCGCAGAGTGCATCCTCTTCGCAGTCGCTCAGTCCTCCGCCTGCTTCATCAAGGGCCGCAACATCGGATCCACGAACGAGGAACGTCAACATGAACACGGCGGCTGACTCCAGGTTCGGAGCGGCACAATGACTCAGAACCGCTGGCATTCGAACGGTTCCCATGCCCGACGTCACCGTGATCGTGCCGTCCGTAGCCCGGCCGGGGCCCTGGCCAGACGAACCCGGCCAGCACGTCGGTCTCGAACTGCTCCAGCTCCTCCGCCGAGACCGGCTCCCTGCACTCGCGCAGGTCCCGCACCACGGTCAGCGCCGACAAGCCGCGCCTGCTCACCTTCACTCGGGGCCATCGAGTTCTCCTCCTTCGGCGTCCTGGCGTACTACGCCAACGCCTCCGCCTGGACGCTCACCGAGGACGAAGGACGGTCGAACCGGCTGATCCCGGCCGGTGGGCTGGCCGGATGTTTGGTGTTGGTCTTCGCCCTGCCCCTGTCCTCGGTGGTCTCCGGGGCCGCGGTGCTGGCCTTCGGCGCCGCCGCCTACGGACTCCGCCGCGCTCTGACCGCCCGCAGGCCGTAACCCCCGCGGCTGCCGCTACGGGGCGTCGTCACCGAGGA
This genomic interval from Streptomyces sp. NBC_00376 contains the following:
- a CDS encoding pyridoxamine 5'-phosphate oxidase family protein, translating into MTEETPGTFLPVTERTRHRRLREQGSRSRADLDAILDTGFLCHLGVVVDGGPMVVPTVYGADESTVYFHGSVASRSLLAAPNESVCLTVTHVDGLVLARSVFEHGVNYRSAMIYGIPRAVTDPEEKLYGLRCLTEHVAAGQWGYTRLPNRKELAATALLALPLDEASVKVRTGPPDDGDGPDAELGLWAGVLPMRTEWGEPEPDPALSEHVPVPPHIVHLATQAVPLVSRRTSR